The genomic region GCCACCGTTGTTTTCGACCCATTTCGATTCGATTTAACTCTCAGGTCACGGTAAATAGACCGGAGGCCGGTGAATTAGACTTGAATGAGACGATCTCGCTCACGTAATCCGGGTTTGCACCATTCAGGTCCGGGCATCTACTTTCGAGTTGAACTCATCAGACGTTACCGACGCTCGTGACTGACTCGCCCCTATTGGCTCGCCCGCGCCTTGTTGCACTCGACGTGCTCCGAGGCGTCATCATGATTTTGATGGCGATCGACCACTGCGCGTACTTCGTAGCAAGGGCGCATCCGTCGGAGTTCTGGGGTGTTGCCCTGCCGCAGCATGCGTCGTGGCTATCCTTCATGACCCGGTGGATTACACACCTGTGCGCCCCCGGCTTTTTTCTGCTCATGGGCGCCGGCATTGCGCTTTTGACGGCATCGAGAACACGATCCGGATGGAGCACGGGTAGAATCGCTCGCCATCTGGCCGTGCGCGGCGCGGTTCTCGTCCTCGTCGGGCAGACCATAGAAGTCGTGCCGTGGGCGATCTCGTTCTTCACGACCGACCCGTCCGCGCTTGCGTTCCAGATGATCATGCCGGGCGGGGGTGGCCAGATGATGCTGGGGCTGGGAGTCTTGTATGGTCTGGGAGTTTCCATGATTGCGTGCAGCGTGCTCGTGCGGCTGCCGACGTGGGTACTGGCTGTCGCAGGTGCAGGGGCGATCCTGGCGACGCAAATGCTCATGCCGGGCCCCGAGTCTGTTGCCGAGCTTTTTTCGCCGTGGCTTCGCGCCCTGCTGATTCCCGGGCACACCGACTTCATCTTTGTCCTGTATCCCGTCATCCCCTGGATCGGAATCACGCTTCTCGGGATGGCTCTGGGCAACGTATTGTCTCTGGATTCTGACCGAGGATTCCGGTTCGCATCGCTGGGCGGAGCATCGCTCGTGGTGCTGTTTATCATTGTGCGGCTGGGAGGTGGTTTCGGGAGCTTTCACCTGTGGGATGGATCCACCCTTATGAGCTTCCTCCATGTCACGAAGTATCCACCGAGCCTTGCCTTTGTCTCCGTAACGATCGGGGTCAATCTGCTATTGCTTGCGGCCTTCAACCGGTGGCAGCACGCGTTTGAAAAGCGGGCGAGTGCAGTGCTGGTGTTCGGCCGCACGGCGCTGTTCTTCTATGTGCTTCATCTGTACGTCTATCTCGTACTTGGACTGCCCTTCTCTAGCGGTACGGGTTACGGTCTGCTGTATGTGATGTGGGTAGTCGGGCTCGTTATGCTCTACTGGCCGTGTCTGTGGTACACGCGGTTCAAGGCCGCGACGGCGCCTGAGTCCCTCTGGCGGCTATTCTAGGTCGCGAGAACGGTTTCCGGAGGTCGCGTGCGTCCTCAACGGGCCTACAATCACTCCTAGTCCAGCGACTCGTGCACTTCAAATCCCGCACATTTGCCCGATACCATACGT from Rhodothermales bacterium harbors:
- a CDS encoding DUF1624 domain-containing protein; this translates as MTDSPLLARPRLVALDVLRGVIMILMAIDHCAYFVARAHPSEFWGVALPQHASWLSFMTRWITHLCAPGFFLLMGAGIALLTASRTRSGWSTGRIARHLAVRGAVLVLVGQTIEVVPWAISFFTTDPSALAFQMIMPGGGGQMMLGLGVLYGLGVSMIACSVLVRLPTWVLAVAGAGAILATQMLMPGPESVAELFSPWLRALLIPGHTDFIFVLYPVIPWIGITLLGMALGNVLSLDSDRGFRFASLGGASLVVLFIIVRLGGGFGSFHLWDGSTLMSFLHVTKYPPSLAFVSVTIGVNLLLLAAFNRWQHAFEKRASAVLVFGRTALFFYVLHLYVYLVLGLPFSSGTGYGLLYVMWVVGLVMLYWPCLWYTRFKAATAPESLWRLF